aaaaaaataaatcttcCCAACGCGATGACGTCACCACACCATCAGCTGAAACTCGGACCTTCCTTGCCTAGATCCATGGATCCTCTCCCCAGACCCGGCGACACGGTGGCGTATCTCGCCGAGAAATTGCGCGCCAAATACTCGTCCACCTCGACCGGGTCTCCGGCGGGGCCCTCGTCGAAGTTGAGCGCGTAGCTGAGCGGGTCGTACTGGTACTTGTTCGAGCCCCCGCTCTTGTTCCGATTGAATCGCCGGATGAACGTCTTCCACCGCGGCCCGGCGACAATCTCCGACCACTCGCGAAGCTTCTTGAGCGAGCTGACGCCGCTGCTCCACAGCGACTTGAGCCCCGCGGCCGCGGAATTGTCGGAGCCGTAGGGGATGCAGAAGCAGAAGCGGCGCTTCACGAACAGCGACTCCGGGACGTCGTCGTTCGATTCGACGTCGATGATCGGAGAGAATTCACGGCTGGACATTTGTGTGTGTAGATTAATTTTGTATGTGTGTGTAGAGGTGATTTGTTCACTCAAACCCTAACGCTCACgctcatatttatttatttatttaatttctgGAAGGCTCTATGAAATTATAAATTGTATAAGTgagatgtgtgtatatatacgtGAGTTGTTTGGGAGACATAACGGCGTTGTGTAAATGAAACCGTGACCGGTAAATGCAGGTGATGTATAGGTTATTGTTTTTTGGGCCCACAGGTATAATCAGAGTAATTGTActgaaactaatttttttaggtGAAAAATacatttgtcaaaaaaagagAGTAAAAAATGCATTAATTCTttcgataaatataattaagttTTGATTATTGGGCTAAAATATTGAACATTAAtagaattgttaaataaaagattaaCCGAGAATGAAAATAATACAGAactgttattattttttgactCCTCAAAGAGTGGTTACAATAATTGGACATccttttgttatttttaaatatttttatatttaaaata
This genomic window from Daucus carota subsp. sativus chromosome 7, DH1 v3.0, whole genome shotgun sequence contains:
- the LOC108195030 gene encoding uncharacterized protein LOC108195030, which produces MSSREFSPIIDVESNDDVPESLFVKRRFCFCIPYGSDNSAAAGLKSLWSSGVSSLKKLREWSEIVAGPRWKTFIRRFNRNKSGGSNKYQYDPLSYALNFDEGPAGDPVEVDEYLARNFSARYATVSPGLGRGSMDLGKEGPSFS